The following coding sequences are from one Streptomyces venezuelae window:
- the pgeF gene encoding peptidoglycan editing factor PgeF produces MSGAHFAFTDRWGGVSAVPYEELNLGGAVGDDPEAVRTNRTLAAKALDLDPARVVWMNQVHGRDVAVVDGPWGPDAEIPAVDAVVTARRGLALAVLTADCTPVLLADPVAGVVAAAHAGRPGMLAGVVPAAVEAMVGLGAEPGRIVARTGPAVCGRCYEVPEAMRADAAAIEPAAYAETSWGTPAVDVTAGVHAQLVRLGVCDRAQSPVCTLESGDHFSYRRDRTTGRLAGYVWLD; encoded by the coding sequence GTGAGCGGCGCGCACTTCGCCTTCACCGACAGGTGGGGCGGGGTGAGCGCCGTTCCGTACGAAGAGCTCAACCTGGGCGGCGCGGTCGGCGACGACCCCGAGGCCGTGCGCACCAACCGCACGCTCGCCGCCAAGGCCCTCGACCTCGACCCGGCCCGCGTCGTCTGGATGAACCAGGTGCACGGCCGCGATGTCGCGGTGGTCGACGGGCCCTGGGGCCCCGACGCCGAGATCCCGGCCGTCGACGCGGTGGTGACCGCCCGCAGGGGCCTCGCCCTCGCCGTCCTCACCGCCGACTGCACGCCGGTCCTGCTCGCCGACCCGGTCGCCGGGGTGGTGGCCGCGGCGCACGCGGGCCGTCCCGGCATGCTGGCGGGCGTCGTTCCCGCCGCCGTCGAGGCCATGGTGGGACTCGGCGCGGAGCCCGGCCGCATCGTCGCCCGCACTGGTCCCGCGGTCTGCGGGCGCTGTTACGAAGTGCCGGAGGCGATGCGCGCCGACGCCGCCGCGATCGAGCCCGCGGCGTACGCCGAGACGAGTTGGGGCACGCCCGCGGTCGACGTGACCGCCGGGGTGCACGCCCAGCTGGTGCGGCTCGGGGTGTGCGACCGGGCGCAGTCGCCGGTGTGCACCCTGGAATCCGGTGACCATTTCTCGTACCGCCGCGACCGGACCACCGGTCGTCTCGCGGGCTATGTCTGGCTGGACTGA
- a CDS encoding YggT family protein, whose translation MSVVVQVLYIALMCFLIVLIFRLVMDYVFQFARSWQPGKPMVVVLEATYTVTDPPLKLLRRFIPPLRLGGVALDLSFFVLMIIVYILIHIVSQL comes from the coding sequence ATGAGCGTGGTCGTGCAGGTGCTTTACATCGCGCTGATGTGCTTCCTCATCGTGCTGATCTTCCGGCTGGTCATGGACTACGTCTTCCAGTTCGCCCGCTCATGGCAACCCGGCAAGCCGATGGTGGTCGTTCTGGAGGCCACCTACACTGTCACTGATCCACCGCTCAAGCTCCTGCGGCGGTTCATTCCGCCGCTGCGTCTCGGGGGCGTGGCGCTCGACCTGTCCTTCTTCGTACTGATGATCATCGTCTACATCCTGATCCACATCGTGAGTCAGCTGTGA
- a CDS encoding DivIVA domain-containing protein yields the protein MPLTPEDVRNKQFTTVRLREGYDEDEVDAFLDEVEAELTRLLRENEDLRAKLAAATRAAAQNQQQGGMRKGPDGPGPQDQRGPGAPVPAAISGPQPVPPQQQMGGPMGGPPQLPGGAPQLPAGPSGHGPQGGPQGPGPMGQGPMGGPMGGPMGGHGPQMPQPGQGPGGDSAARVLSLAQQTADQAIAEARSEANKIVGEARSRAEGLERDARAKADALERDAQEKHRVAMGSLESARATLERKVEDLRGFEREYRTRLKSYLESQLRQLETQADDSLAPPRTPAAASLPPSPAPSMAPAGAGAPSYGGNQSMGGNNQPNGGPSYGGQQQMSPAMTQPMAPVRPQGPAPMQQAPSPMRGFLIDEDDN from the coding sequence ATGCCGTTGACCCCCGAGGACGTGCGGAACAAACAGTTCACGACCGTCCGCCTCCGAGAAGGCTATGACGAGGACGAGGTCGATGCCTTCCTCGATGAGGTCGAAGCCGAACTGACGCGGCTCCTCCGTGAGAACGAGGACCTGCGTGCCAAGCTCGCCGCGGCCACCCGTGCCGCCGCGCAGAACCAGCAGCAGGGCGGGATGCGCAAGGGCCCCGACGGCCCCGGCCCCCAGGACCAGCGCGGTCCCGGTGCCCCCGTGCCCGCCGCAATATCGGGTCCGCAGCCGGTCCCGCCGCAGCAGCAGATGGGTGGCCCCATGGGCGGCCCGCCGCAGCTGCCCGGTGGCGCTCCGCAGCTGCCCGCAGGCCCCAGTGGACACGGTCCGCAGGGCGGCCCGCAGGGTCCGGGCCCGATGGGCCAGGGTCCGATGGGCGGCCCCATGGGCGGTCCGATGGGCGGTCACGGCCCGCAGATGCCGCAGCCCGGTCAGGGCCCCGGCGGCGACAGCGCCGCCCGTGTGCTCTCCCTCGCGCAGCAGACCGCGGACCAGGCGATCGCGGAGGCCCGTTCCGAGGCCAACAAGATCGTCGGCGAGGCCCGTTCGCGCGCCGAAGGCCTCGAGCGTGACGCCCGTGCCAAGGCCGACGCCCTGGAGCGGGACGCACAGGAGAAGCACCGCGTCGCGATGGGCTCCCTGGAGTCCGCTCGCGCCACGCTGGAGCGCAAGGTCGAGGACCTGCGCGGCTTCGAGCGCGAGTACCGCACGCGTCTGAAGTCGTACCTGGAGTCGCAGCTGCGTCAGCTGGAGACCCAGGCCGACGACTCGCTGGCCCCGCCGCGCACTCCGGCCGCCGCCTCGCTGCCGCCGTCCCCGGCGCCGTCGATGGCTCCGGCCGGTGCGGGTGCCCCGTCCTACGGCGGCAACCAGTCGATGGGCGGCAACAACCAGCCCAACGGCGGCCCGTCCTACGGCGGCCAGCAGCAGATGTCTCCCGCGATGACCCAGCCGATGGCGCCGGTGCGGCCGCAGGGCCCCGCCCCGATGCAGCAGGCTCCGTCGCCGATGCGTGGCTTCCTCATCGACGAGGACGACAACTGA
- a CDS encoding cell division protein SepF: MAGAMRKMAVYLGLVEDDGYDGPGFDPDDEFEPEPEPERDRRRHEPAHQSHQSHQSQRDESVRVVQPPAPREPAAHSASPAAESGRPARIAPVASITPERQSLEKNAPVIMPKVVSEREPYRITTLHPRTYNEARTIGEHFREGTPVIMNLTEMDDTDAKRLVDFAAGLVFGLHGSIERVTQKVFLLSPANVDVTAEDKARIAEGGFFNQS; this comes from the coding sequence ATGGCCGGCGCGATGCGCAAGATGGCGGTCTACCTCGGCCTCGTGGAGGACGATGGGTACGACGGTCCGGGGTTCGACCCCGATGACGAGTTCGAACCCGAGCCGGAGCCGGAGCGTGACCGCAGGAGGCACGAACCAGCGCATCAGTCGCACCAGTCCCACCAGTCACAAAGGGACGAATCGGTGCGAGTGGTGCAGCCGCCCGCCCCGCGCGAGCCGGCGGCCCATTCCGCTTCGCCAGCCGCGGAATCCGGACGTCCGGCACGAATCGCCCCCGTGGCATCCATCACACCTGAACGCCAGAGCCTGGAGAAGAACGCACCGGTGATCATGCCCAAGGTCGTGTCCGAGCGGGAGCCCTACCGCATCACCACATTGCACCCCCGGACCTACAACGAGGCCCGTACCATCGGGGAACACTTCCGTGAAGGCACTCCGGTGATCATGAATCTGACGGAGATGGACGACACGGATGCGAAGCGACTTGTCGACTTTGCGGCCGGTTTGGTCTTCGGCCTGCATGGCAGCATTGAACGAGTGACGCAGAAGGTGTTCCTGTTGTCGCCTGCTAACGTCGATGTAACGGCGGAGGACAAGGCTCGCATCGCAGAGGGCGGGTTCTTCAACCAGAGCTGA
- the ileS gene encoding isoleucine--tRNA ligase — MNTPPQYRQVPAQVDLPALEHAVLDFWREQKIFARSLEQSEGRPEWVFYEGPPTANGMPGAHHIEARVFKDVFPRFRTMRGYHVARKAGWDCHGLPVELAVEKELGFNGKKDIEAYGIAEFNAKCRESVTRHTDAFAELTTRMGYWVDLDDAYRTMNPEYVDSVWWSLKEIFNKDLLVQDHRVAPWCPRCGTGLSDHELAQGYETVVDPSVYVRFPLTSGPLAGEAALLVWTTTPWTLVSNTAVAAHPDVTYVVATDGQEKLVVAQPLVEKALGEGWETTGETFTGAEMERWNYQRPFELVEFPAPAHYVVNAEYVTTEDGTGLVHQSPAFGEDDLKVCRAYGLPVVNPVRPDGTFEEEVPLVGGVFFKKADEKLTADLDERGLLFKHIAYEHSYPHCWRCHTALLYYAQPSWYIRTTAIKDRLLQENEKTNWFPESVKHGRFGDWLTNNVDWALSRNRYWGTPLPIWRCEEDHLTCVGSRAELSDLTGTDQSGLDPHRPFIDAVTFPCPQEGCGTTATRVPEVIDAWYDSGSMPFAQWGYPHKNKELFESRYPAQFISEAIDQTRGWFYTLMAVGTLVFDKSSYENVVCLGHILAEDGRKMSKHLGNTLDPVPLMDQHGADAVRWFMAAGGSPWAARRVGHGTIQEVVRKTLLTYWNTVAFQALYARTSKWAPSEADPAPADRPLLDRWLLSELHALTDQVTQALESYDTQRAGKLLSVFVDNLSNWYVRRSRRRFWQGDKAALRTLHEVVETVTRLMAPLTPFISERVWQDLIVPVTPDAPESVHLSTWPEADLSAIDPDLSQQMVLVRRLVELGRATRAESGVKTRQPLSRALIAATGFDSLNPELHAQITEELNVSSLASLSEVGGSLVDTTAKANFRALGKRFGKGVQAVAKAVAEADAAALSLALREGTASVEVDGETVTLAPDEVIITETPREGWSVASESGATVALDLEITEELRRAGLARDAIRLIQEARKNSGLDVADRIALRWTSTDEAVSTALAEHAGLIADEVLATDFAEGEAADDSYGAPFTDDSLKLTFRLRKA, encoded by the coding sequence TTGAATACGCCGCCGCAGTACCGTCAGGTGCCCGCCCAGGTCGACCTGCCCGCCCTCGAGCACGCCGTGCTCGACTTCTGGCGCGAGCAGAAGATCTTCGCCCGGAGCCTCGAGCAGTCCGAGGGCCGCCCCGAGTGGGTGTTCTACGAAGGCCCGCCCACCGCCAACGGCATGCCGGGGGCCCACCACATCGAGGCCCGCGTCTTCAAGGACGTCTTCCCGCGCTTCCGCACCATGCGGGGCTACCACGTCGCCCGCAAGGCCGGCTGGGACTGCCACGGCCTCCCCGTCGAGCTCGCCGTCGAGAAGGAACTCGGCTTCAACGGCAAGAAGGACATCGAGGCGTACGGCATCGCCGAGTTCAACGCCAAGTGCCGCGAGTCCGTGACCCGGCATACCGACGCCTTCGCCGAGCTCACGACCCGCATGGGGTACTGGGTCGACCTCGACGACGCGTACCGCACGATGAACCCCGAGTACGTCGACTCGGTCTGGTGGTCGCTGAAGGAGATCTTCAACAAGGACCTCCTCGTCCAGGACCACCGCGTCGCCCCCTGGTGCCCCCGCTGCGGCACCGGCCTCTCCGACCACGAGCTGGCGCAGGGGTACGAGACGGTCGTCGACCCGTCCGTCTACGTCCGTTTCCCCCTCACCTCCGGACCTCTCGCGGGCGAAGCCGCCCTCCTGGTCTGGACGACGACCCCGTGGACCCTCGTCTCCAACACCGCCGTCGCCGCGCACCCCGACGTCACGTACGTCGTCGCGACGGATGGCCAGGAGAAGCTGGTCGTCGCCCAGCCGCTCGTCGAGAAGGCCCTCGGCGAGGGATGGGAGACCACCGGCGAGACCTTCACCGGCGCCGAGATGGAGCGCTGGAACTACCAACGTCCGTTCGAGCTCGTAGAGTTCCCGGCCCCCGCCCACTACGTGGTGAACGCCGAGTACGTGACGACGGAGGACGGCACCGGTCTCGTCCACCAGTCCCCCGCCTTCGGTGAGGACGACCTCAAGGTCTGCCGTGCGTACGGCCTGCCGGTCGTCAACCCGGTCCGCCCGGACGGCACCTTCGAGGAGGAGGTCCCCCTCGTGGGCGGCGTCTTCTTCAAGAAGGCCGACGAAAAGCTGACCGCCGACCTCGACGAGCGCGGGCTGCTCTTCAAGCACATCGCCTACGAGCACAGCTACCCGCACTGCTGGCGCTGCCACACGGCCCTGCTTTACTACGCCCAGCCGTCCTGGTACATCCGCACCACGGCCATCAAGGACCGCCTCCTCCAGGAGAACGAGAAGACCAACTGGTTCCCGGAGTCCGTCAAGCACGGCCGCTTCGGCGACTGGCTGACCAACAACGTCGACTGGGCGCTGTCCCGCAACCGCTACTGGGGCACCCCGCTGCCCATCTGGCGCTGCGAGGAGGACCACCTCACCTGCGTCGGCTCCCGCGCCGAGCTCTCCGACCTCACGGGCACCGACCAGTCCGGCCTGGACCCGCACCGCCCGTTCATCGACGCCGTCACCTTCCCCTGCCCGCAGGAAGGCTGCGGAACGACGGCCACACGCGTGCCCGAGGTCATCGACGCCTGGTACGACTCGGGCTCGATGCCGTTCGCGCAGTGGGGCTACCCGCACAAGAACAAGGAGCTCTTCGAGAGCCGCTACCCCGCGCAGTTCATCTCGGAGGCCATCGACCAGACCCGCGGCTGGTTCTACACGCTGATGGCCGTCGGCACCCTGGTCTTCGACAAGTCGTCCTACGAGAACGTGGTCTGCCTCGGTCACATCCTCGCCGAGGACGGCCGCAAGATGTCCAAGCACCTGGGCAACACCCTGGACCCGGTCCCGCTCATGGACCAGCACGGCGCCGACGCGGTCCGCTGGTTCATGGCGGCCGGCGGCTCCCCCTGGGCGGCCCGCCGCGTGGGCCACGGCACCATCCAGGAGGTCGTCCGCAAGACCCTCCTCACGTACTGGAACACGGTCGCCTTCCAGGCGCTGTACGCCCGTACATCGAAGTGGGCCCCCAGCGAAGCCGACCCGGCGCCCGCCGACCGCCCGCTCCTGGACCGCTGGCTGCTCAGCGAGCTGCACGCGCTCACCGACCAGGTCACCCAGGCACTGGAGAGCTACGACACCCAGCGCGCGGGCAAGCTCCTGTCCGTCTTCGTCGACAACCTCTCGAACTGGTACGTCCGCCGCTCCCGCCGCCGCTTCTGGCAGGGCGACAAGGCGGCCCTGCGCACCCTGCACGAGGTCGTCGAGACGGTCACTCGCCTGATGGCCCCGCTGACCCCGTTCATCAGTGAGCGTGTCTGGCAGGACCTGATCGTGCCGGTGACGCCCGACGCCCCGGAGTCGGTGCACCTGTCCACCTGGCCGGAGGCGGACCTCTCCGCCATCGACCCGGACCTGTCCCAGCAGATGGTTCTCGTACGCCGACTCGTCGAGCTCGGCCGCGCCACGCGCGCCGAGTCGGGCGTCAAGACCCGCCAGCCGCTGTCCCGCGCGCTGATCGCGGCGACGGGCTTCGACTCCCTCAACCCGGAGCTGCACGCCCAGATCACCGAGGAGCTCAACGTCTCCTCGCTGGCGTCGCTCTCCGAGGTCGGCGGTTCACTGGTCGACACCACGGCCAAGGCGAACTTCCGGGCGCTCGGCAAGCGGTTCGGCAAGGGCGTGCAGGCGGTCGCCAAGGCCGTCGCCGAGGCGGACGCCGCCGCGCTGTCCCTCGCCCTGCGCGAGGGCACGGCCTCCGTGGAGGTCGACGGCGAGACGGTGACGCTGGCCCCGGACGAGGTCATCATCACGGAGACCCCCCGCGAGGGCTGGTCGGTGGCGTCCGAGTCCGGCGCCACGGTCGCCCTCGACCTGGAGATCACCGAGGAGCTGCGCCGGGCAGGACTGGCCCGCGACGCGATCCGCCTGATCCAGGAGGCCCGCAAGAACAGCGGCCTGGACGTCGCGGACCGGATCGCCCTGCGCTGGACCTCGACGGACGAGGCGGTGTCCACGGCCCTGGCCGAGCACGCCGGGCTGATCGCGGACGAGGTCCTCGCGACAGACTTCGCCGAAGGCGAGGCGGCGGACGACTCCTACGGAGCGCCGTTCACGGACGACTCCCTGAAGCTGACCTTCCGCCTCCGCAAGGCGTAA
- a CDS encoding RluA family pseudouridine synthase: MSTIPEIRTLPVPDGLEGERVDAAISRMFGFSRTKAAELAAAGKVSVDGSVVGKSERVHGGAWLEVEMPQAPAPVQIVAEPVEGMEIVHDDDDIVVIVKPVGVAAHPSPGWTGTTVIGGLAAAGYRISTSGAAERQGIVHRLDVGTSGLMVVAKSERAYTSLKRQFKERTVDKRYNALVQGHPDPMSGTIDAPIGRHPNHDYKWAVTAEGKPSVTHYDLIEAFRAASLLDIKLETGRTHQIRVHMSAHRHPCVGDLTYGADPTLGKRLGLTRQWLHAVRLGFEHPGDGQWVEYESGYPDDLQQALDRVRAESS; the protein is encoded by the coding sequence GTGAGCACGATTCCCGAGATCCGTACCCTGCCCGTGCCGGACGGCCTTGAGGGCGAGCGCGTCGACGCCGCCATCTCGCGCATGTTCGGGTTCTCCCGTACGAAGGCCGCCGAGCTCGCCGCGGCGGGGAAGGTCTCGGTCGACGGCTCGGTGGTCGGCAAGTCCGAGCGGGTGCACGGCGGCGCCTGGCTGGAAGTGGAGATGCCGCAGGCGCCCGCTCCGGTGCAGATCGTCGCCGAGCCCGTCGAGGGCATGGAGATCGTGCACGACGACGACGACATCGTCGTGATCGTCAAGCCGGTCGGCGTGGCCGCGCACCCGAGCCCCGGCTGGACGGGCACGACCGTGATCGGCGGCCTCGCGGCGGCCGGTTACCGGATCTCCACCTCCGGCGCCGCCGAGCGCCAGGGCATCGTGCACCGCCTGGACGTGGGCACCTCGGGCCTGATGGTCGTGGCCAAGTCGGAGCGGGCGTACACCTCCCTGAAGCGCCAGTTCAAGGAGCGCACGGTCGACAAGCGCTACAACGCGCTGGTCCAGGGCCACCCCGACCCGATGAGCGGCACCATCGACGCACCCATCGGCCGCCACCCGAACCACGACTACAAGTGGGCGGTCACCGCCGAGGGCAAGCCCTCCGTGACGCACTACGACCTCATCGAGGCCTTCCGCGCCGCCTCCCTGCTCGACATCAAGCTGGAGACGGGCCGCACGCACCAGATCCGCGTGCACATGTCGGCCCACCGGCACCCGTGCGTGGGCGACCTGACGTACGGCGCGGACCCGACTCTCGGCAAGCGCCTCGGCCTCACCCGCCAGTGGCTGCACGCGGTCCGGCTCGGCTTCGAGCACCCGGGCGACGGCCAGTGGGTGGAGTACGAGAGCGGCTACCCCGACGACCTGCAGCAGGCCCTCGACCGCGTGCGGGCGGAGAGCTCGTGA
- the lspA gene encoding signal peptidase II, producing the protein MAEAERIIGTPDIPEAAGDGPEQSGPDSEETAAARQDGQRQAESESEDAGTGDGGSAGKGKRKIAVLFAVAVVAYAFDLISKMIVVAKLEHHEPIDLIGDWLRLSAIRNAGAAFGFGEAFTVIFTCIAAAVIVVIARLARKLYSLPWAIALGLLLGGALGNLTDRLFRAPGVFEGAVVDFIAPKGFAVFNLADSAIVCGGILIVLLSFRGLDPDGTVHKD; encoded by the coding sequence GTGGCAGAGGCGGAGCGCATCATCGGTACGCCGGACATCCCTGAGGCGGCCGGGGACGGGCCGGAGCAGTCCGGTCCGGACTCCGAGGAGACGGCGGCGGCCCGGCAGGACGGGCAGCGGCAGGCCGAGAGCGAGAGTGAAGACGCGGGCACGGGCGACGGCGGAAGCGCCGGCAAGGGCAAGCGCAAGATCGCCGTGCTCTTCGCCGTGGCCGTCGTCGCGTACGCCTTCGACCTGATCAGCAAGATGATCGTGGTCGCCAAGCTGGAGCACCACGAGCCGATCGACCTGATCGGCGACTGGCTCCGCCTCTCCGCGATCCGCAACGCGGGCGCGGCCTTCGGCTTCGGCGAGGCCTTCACCGTCATCTTCACGTGCATCGCCGCGGCGGTCATCGTGGTGATCGCACGGCTCGCCCGCAAGCTGTACAGCCTGCCGTGGGCGATCGCCCTCGGCCTGCTGCTCGGCGGTGCCCTCGGCAACCTCACCGACCGCCTCTTCCGCGCGCCCGGCGTCTTCGAGGGCGCGGTCGTCGACTTCATCGCCCCGAAGGGCTTCGCGGTGTTCAACCTCGCGGACTCGGCGATCGTCTGCGGCGGCATCCTGATCGTCCTGCTCTCCTTCCGCGGTCTGGACCCGGACGGCACGGTCCACAAGGACTGA
- a CDS encoding YggS family pyridoxal phosphate-dependent enzyme — MTERKTQLAANLAQVEERITAACAAAGRKREEVTLIVVTKTYPASDVRILSELGVRHVAENRDQDAAPKAAECADLPLTWHFVGQLQTNKVRSVVGYADLVQSVDRPKLVTALSTAAVRAERELGCLIQVALDAEENGRGERGGVGPGGIEELAGLVAGAPGLRLDGLMTVAPLTGPYAGRQQAAFERLMEFSTLMRAAHPAANMVSAGMSADLEQAVAAGATHVRVGTAVLGVRAGLG, encoded by the coding sequence ATGACGGAGCGGAAGACCCAACTCGCGGCGAATCTCGCGCAGGTCGAGGAGCGCATCACCGCGGCGTGCGCCGCGGCCGGACGCAAGCGCGAGGAAGTGACCCTGATCGTGGTCACGAAGACCTATCCGGCGAGCGATGTGCGGATCCTGTCCGAACTCGGTGTGCGGCACGTCGCGGAGAACCGCGACCAGGACGCGGCGCCGAAGGCGGCGGAGTGCGCGGACCTCCCTCTCACCTGGCACTTCGTCGGTCAGTTGCAGACCAATAAGGTCCGTTCCGTGGTCGGTTATGCCGATCTGGTGCAGTCCGTCGATCGTCCCAAGCTCGTCACAGCTCTCTCGACGGCCGCGGTGCGCGCGGAGCGCGAGCTCGGCTGTCTGATCCAGGTCGCGCTCGACGCGGAGGAGAACGGCCGGGGCGAGCGCGGGGGCGTCGGGCCGGGCGGAATCGAAGAGTTGGCCGGTCTCGTGGCGGGGGCGCCGGGGCTGCGGCTCGACGGTCTGATGACCGTCGCCCCGCTCACCGGACCGTACGCGGGCCGGCAACAGGCGGCGTTCGAGCGGTTGATGGAATTCTCAACCCTCATGCGCGCGGCTCATCCTGCTGCGAACATGGTGTCGGCAGGGATGAGTGCGGACCTCGAACAGGCTGTTGCGGCCGGGGCGACACATGTGCGCGTCGGAACGGCGGTACTCGGAGTCCGAGCCGGGCTCGGGTAA
- a CDS encoding GNAT family N-acetyltransferase, whose protein sequence is MTGVTVRIAEHTDDVEACFAVRKDVFVAEQQVPEELEYDEYDARAVHVLAVREDGVPLGTGRLLTGSAAAAKNGGDTTVGALGRLAVTRAARGLGVGAALVRAIEDAARARGLTAVDLHAQTHALGFYERLGYEVYGPEFPDAGIPHRAMRKSLAQRAERARRSG, encoded by the coding sequence GTGACCGGAGTGACGGTCCGCATCGCCGAGCACACCGACGACGTGGAGGCCTGCTTCGCCGTCCGCAAGGACGTCTTCGTGGCCGAGCAGCAGGTACCCGAAGAGCTGGAGTACGACGAGTACGACGCCCGCGCGGTGCACGTCCTGGCTGTCCGCGAGGACGGCGTCCCGCTGGGCACGGGCCGACTGCTCACCGGGTCCGCCGCGGCCGCCAAGAACGGCGGGGACACCACCGTGGGCGCGCTCGGCAGGCTCGCGGTGACACGGGCCGCGCGCGGGCTCGGCGTCGGCGCCGCCCTGGTCCGCGCCATCGAGGACGCGGCACGCGCGCGTGGCCTGACCGCGGTCGACCTGCACGCGCAGACCCACGCCCTGGGCTTCTACGAACGCCTCGGCTACGAGGTGTACGGACCGGAGTTCCCCGACGCCGGCATCCCGCACCGCGCGATGCGGAAGTCACTCGCCCAGCGAGCCGAGCGAGCGCGCCGCTCCGGTTGA
- a CDS encoding TraR/DksA family transcriptional regulator, which produces MVAKKTAVQQSASGRSTGAAGKAPAAGATTKAGSGTTTAPKTPSVKATASKAATQGTTARRTASKSTPSKSTASKSTAGKAAGSKRTSAGAAAAESVEGAGTAAKGTQAGAAADAGVEATVADAPARKAAGKKATAKKTTAKKAAAKKATAKKAAAKKATAEKAIGEKAPAKKSPAHTSAEHDSAGPVSGAQKRAGKKSAAQEGAAQGSGEQDGAAQVSGAQKSAAKKSTVKKTVASAAEGAAEAAETTGATTVVAKKTPGTATAAKQSTAVPKARGAAAEPGELAVRPGEDPWTPQEVAEARTELQSEVLRLGSEIASSEDALAGLMRDSGDGAGDDDADTGTKNITREHEMALAANAREMLLQTERALERLDAGTYGLCENCGNAIGKARMQAFPRATLCVECKQKQERRY; this is translated from the coding sequence ATGGTGGCGAAGAAGACCGCCGTACAGCAGTCGGCGTCCGGCAGATCCACCGGCGCGGCGGGGAAGGCTCCGGCCGCCGGGGCGACGACGAAGGCGGGCTCAGGGACGACGACGGCGCCGAAGACACCGTCGGTCAAGGCGACGGCTTCGAAGGCGGCGACCCAGGGCACGACCGCCCGGCGTACGGCCTCCAAGAGCACACCTTCCAAGAGCACGGCTTCCAAGAGCACGGCGGGCAAGGCGGCGGGCTCCAAGCGGACGTCAGCGGGGGCTGCGGCCGCGGAGAGTGTGGAAGGAGCGGGGACCGCCGCCAAGGGCACGCAGGCCGGGGCCGCGGCGGACGCAGGCGTTGAGGCCACCGTTGCCGATGCACCGGCAAGGAAGGCGGCTGGCAAGAAGGCGACAGCCAAGAAGACGACAGCAAAGAAAGCCGCTGCCAAGAAGGCGACAGCCAAGAAAGCCGCTGCCAAGAAGGCCACCGCTGAAAAGGCCATCGGCGAGAAGGCGCCCGCCAAGAAGAGCCCCGCGCACACGAGCGCGGAGCACGACAGCGCGGGGCCGGTGAGTGGCGCGCAGAAACGTGCAGGCAAGAAGAGCGCCGCGCAGGAAGGCGCCGCGCAGGGCAGCGGCGAGCAAGATGGCGCCGCGCAAGTGAGCGGCGCGCAGAAGAGTGCGGCCAAGAAGAGCACGGTCAAGAAGACGGTCGCGTCCGCGGCCGAGGGTGCGGCTGAGGCCGCGGAGACGACGGGAGCCACGACGGTGGTTGCGAAGAAGACTCCGGGCACGGCGACAGCGGCGAAGCAGTCGACGGCGGTGCCCAAGGCGCGGGGCGCCGCCGCGGAGCCCGGCGAGCTCGCCGTCCGGCCCGGGGAGGACCCCTGGACCCCGCAAGAGGTCGCGGAGGCCCGTACGGAGCTGCAGAGCGAGGTGCTGCGCCTCGGCAGCGAGATCGCGTCCTCCGAGGACGCCCTGGCGGGGCTGATGCGGGACTCCGGGGACGGGGCGGGCGACGACGACGCGGACACCGGCACGAAGAACATCACGCGGGAGCACGAGATGGCGCTGGCGGCCAACGCGCGCGAGATGCTCCTGCAGACCGAGCGCGCCCTTGAGCGCCTCGACGCGGGGACGTACGGCCTCTGCGAGAACTGCGGCAACGCGATCGGCAAGGCCCGGATGCAGGCCTTCCCGCGCGCGACGCTGTGCGTGGAGTGCAAGCAGAAGCAGGAACGCCGCTACTGA